One genomic segment of Chitinophaga parva includes these proteins:
- a CDS encoding SDR family oxidoreductase — MDNKGSLTGKKVLVMGGTSGIGLGVARAAAAAGAAVHIVSSNRQRVQQALELLGTNAHGYTADLSREENIKTFFDGMPQIDHLVYTAAENLRLHKVVDTDIAAARNFLDIRFWGAFAAVKYGAVRINAGGSIGLMGGNAGQRPQSGWGLAASICMAMEGFTRAMAVELAPIRVNCVAAGVVRTALWDSMPVADRDALFRHLGSVLPVGRIGEAEDIAQAFLYLMQQGFCTGQVLTVDGGGVLI; from the coding sequence ATGGACAACAAAGGTTCGCTGACAGGTAAAAAGGTTTTAGTAATGGGCGGCACCTCCGGCATAGGGCTGGGCGTAGCCAGGGCCGCGGCAGCAGCCGGCGCAGCGGTACACATCGTATCCAGTAACCGGCAGCGTGTACAACAGGCACTGGAATTACTGGGCACTAACGCACACGGGTATACGGCAGACCTCAGCCGGGAAGAAAATATCAAAACATTCTTTGACGGCATGCCACAAATAGACCACCTGGTGTACACGGCCGCAGAAAACCTGCGCCTGCACAAAGTGGTGGATACCGATATAGCCGCTGCGCGCAATTTCCTGGACATCCGCTTCTGGGGCGCTTTTGCGGCGGTTAAATATGGGGCGGTAAGGATCAATGCCGGGGGCTCCATTGGCCTGATGGGTGGCAACGCCGGCCAGCGCCCGCAATCCGGCTGGGGCCTGGCCGCCAGCATTTGCATGGCCATGGAAGGCTTTACCCGTGCGATGGCGGTAGAGCTGGCGCCCATCCGGGTAAACTGTGTAGCAGCCGGCGTGGTGCGCACCGCCTTGTGGGATAGCATGCCCGTGGCCGACCGGGATGCCTTGTTCCGGCACCTGGGGAGCGTACTGCCGGTGGGCCGTATAGGCGAAGCAGAAGATATTGCGCAAGCCTTTCTTTACCTCATGCAGCAAGGCTTCTGCACCGGCCAGGTATTAACCGTAGATGGTGGGGGCGTATTGATCTAA
- a CDS encoding winged helix-turn-helix transcriptional regulator → MEKSLKEYLAAEPGTMDCPVRSVLDRIGDKWATLVLLVLDDVDALRFNEVHKAIGGISQKMLTVTLKTLEADGLVSRTMYPQIPPRVEYALTPRGRSLLPHIHGLVEWSKEHMREILASRAAYVA, encoded by the coding sequence ATGGAAAAAAGTTTGAAAGAATATCTTGCGGCGGAACCTGGCACCATGGATTGCCCGGTGCGCAGTGTCCTGGACCGCATTGGTGACAAGTGGGCCACCCTGGTGCTGCTGGTGCTGGATGATGTGGATGCCCTGCGTTTTAATGAAGTGCATAAAGCCATCGGCGGCATTTCCCAGAAGATGCTCACCGTTACTTTAAAGACATTGGAAGCGGATGGACTGGTAAGCCGCACCATGTACCCGCAGATACCGCCCCGCGTGGAGTATGCGCTCACACCAAGAGGCAGAAGCCTGCTACCCCACATCCATGGCCTGGTGGAATGGTCCAAGGAACATATGAGGGAGATCCTGGCATCCCGCGCGGCTTATGTGGCTTAA
- a CDS encoding Na+/H+ antiporter, translated as MQHFFIFYILLIFIILSLVMLASKLRIAYPIVLVLGGLALGLVPAMPAVQLNPEVVFIIFLPPLLYEAAWNTSWKELWRWRRVVSSFAVIIVLVTALIVALVSTRLIPGFGLALGFLLGAIVSPPDAVSASAILRNTKAPRRMLSIVEGESLLNDASSLIIFRFALIAVDSGHFVLHEAALSFVTVIAGGILCGVAIGLIYYVAYRFLPTTAHMDVVLSLTAPYVMYLAAESFHVSGVLAVVSGGLFLSSRSEEILNYRSRLESTNVWSMLGFVLNGLVFMLIGLALPDVVRQLGPVSLGKAIWYGLLISLLLIVSRILCTLGAAVFTVFISRYITTADNRPGWKAPLALGWAGMRGVVSLAAALSLPLALSNGRPFEERSLILFITFVVILVTLVFQGLTLPLLLRWLNLDDPDKMLSSREQEALIRKRIGARGLALLEGQHAAIVAGNEALQRLQAKLAADRDHDGKYDKEAHRAYQQVYFQLLQEKRRELHDINKDIRIDEDIIRKYLRILDLEEEENRSRFEDD; from the coding sequence ATGCAACATTTTTTTATCTTCTACATCCTGCTCATTTTTATCATTCTTTCGCTGGTCATGCTGGCCTCAAAGCTGCGCATCGCCTATCCCATTGTATTGGTGCTGGGCGGACTGGCTTTGGGGCTGGTGCCTGCCATGCCGGCGGTGCAGCTCAATCCAGAAGTGGTGTTCATCATCTTCCTGCCACCATTATTGTACGAAGCCGCGTGGAACACCTCGTGGAAGGAGCTCTGGCGCTGGCGCCGCGTGGTGTCCAGCTTTGCTGTGATCATTGTACTGGTCACCGCCCTCATTGTGGCATTGGTATCTACCCGGCTGATCCCCGGCTTCGGCCTGGCCCTGGGTTTCCTCCTGGGTGCCATCGTATCGCCGCCGGATGCGGTATCTGCGTCGGCCATCCTGCGCAATACCAAAGCGCCCCGGCGTATGTTGTCTATCGTGGAGGGAGAAAGCCTGCTCAATGATGCGTCCAGCTTGATCATTTTCCGGTTTGCGCTCATTGCCGTGGATAGCGGGCATTTTGTGCTCCACGAAGCGGCGCTGAGTTTTGTGACGGTGATTGCAGGCGGTATTCTTTGTGGGGTGGCCATAGGGTTGATCTATTACGTAGCATACCGTTTCCTGCCTACCACGGCGCATATGGATGTGGTGCTGTCGCTTACCGCGCCTTACGTGATGTACCTGGCGGCAGAGTCTTTCCATGTATCCGGGGTGCTGGCAGTGGTGAGCGGGGGCCTGTTCCTGTCTTCGCGCAGCGAGGAGATCCTTAATTACCGCAGCCGCCTGGAGAGCACCAATGTGTGGTCTATGCTGGGTTTTGTGCTCAATGGGCTGGTGTTCATGCTGATAGGGCTCGCATTGCCGGATGTGGTGCGCCAACTGGGCCCAGTAAGTTTGGGGAAGGCCATATGGTACGGATTACTGATCTCGCTGCTGCTGATCGTATCGCGCATTTTGTGCACGCTGGGTGCGGCTGTGTTCACGGTTTTCATTAGCCGTTACATTACCACGGCCGACAATCGCCCTGGCTGGAAAGCGCCACTGGCGCTGGGTTGGGCCGGTATGCGCGGGGTAGTGTCCCTGGCAGCGGCGCTCTCACTGCCCCTCGCTTTGTCTAACGGGCGGCCTTTTGAAGAACGTAGTCTTATCCTCTTCATCACCTTCGTGGTCATCCTGGTTACACTGGTGTTCCAGGGCCTTACCCTGCCATTGCTCCTGCGCTGGCTGAACCTGGATGATCCCGATAAAATGTTGTCCTCCCGGGAACAGGAGGCACTCATCCGGAAGCGCATAGGCGCCCGGGGCCTCGCGTTGCTGGAAGGACAACATGCGGCAATAGTGGCGGGGAACGAGGCCCTTCAGCGGCTGCAGGCCAAGCTGGCGGCAGACCGGGACCATGATGGCAAATATGATAAGGAGGCACACCGCGCCTACCAGCAGGTCTATTTCCAGCTATTGCAGGAAAAGCGCCGGGAGCTGCACGACATTAATAAGGATATTCGCATTGACGAAGATATCATCCGCAAGTACCTGCGCATCCTAGACCTGGAAGAGGAGGAGAACCGTTCCCGCTTTGAAGACGATTAG
- a CDS encoding beta-galactosidase gives MKRLLLACLLGAGLQPVFAQQHHFEISKGEFRYDGQPFHIHSGEMHFARVPREYWRQRLQMMKAMGLNTVATYVFWNYHETAPGVWDWKTDNHNLREFIKLAGEEGLHVILRPGPYACAEWEFGGYPWWLQKEKALEIRTNNVPFLDSCRTYIKELMAQVKDLQVSEGGPVIMIQAENEFGSYVAQRKDIPLATHKAYSKAIKDALVANGATVPLFTSDGSWLFEGGTIEGCLPTANGEDNIVNLKKVVNQYHDNEGPYMVAEFYPGWLDHWAEPFPKVSADEVTKQTEKYLKEDVSFNFYMVHGGTNFGFTSGANYDKQHDIQPDMTSYDYDAPISEAGWATPKYKAIRSLLQQYSKDSLPPVPAALPVISIPAIKLDKTEDVLAWKDKLEPVVDDNPLTFEDLNQGHGYVLYSRKFNQPISGKLHLAGLRDYALVYVNGTLVAELNRYYKKYDCDIDIPFNATLDILVENMGRINYGAAIIHNTKGIISPVLIDSTEITGNWKMYKLPMDKQPAVNGKAYTANHPVLYSGKFNLTKTGDTFLDMKNWGKGIVFVNGHNLGRYWKVGPQHTLYVPGCWLKKGANEIVVFEQLNEKKQTSLQAVTTPVLDQLVKQ, from the coding sequence ATGAAGCGACTGTTATTAGCCTGCCTGCTGGGAGCCGGCCTCCAGCCGGTGTTTGCACAGCAACATCATTTCGAGATCAGCAAAGGGGAGTTCCGCTACGACGGGCAGCCTTTTCATATTCATTCCGGTGAAATGCACTTTGCCCGCGTACCCCGCGAGTACTGGCGCCAGCGCCTGCAAATGATGAAAGCCATGGGCCTCAACACCGTGGCTACCTACGTGTTCTGGAACTACCATGAGACCGCACCGGGTGTGTGGGACTGGAAAACGGACAATCACAACCTCCGCGAATTTATTAAACTGGCCGGTGAAGAAGGCCTGCATGTGATCCTGCGCCCCGGCCCTTATGCTTGTGCGGAGTGGGAGTTTGGCGGCTATCCCTGGTGGCTGCAAAAAGAAAAAGCACTGGAGATCCGCACCAATAATGTTCCCTTCCTGGATTCCTGCCGCACCTACATTAAAGAGCTGATGGCCCAGGTAAAAGACCTGCAGGTAAGTGAAGGCGGCCCGGTAATTATGATACAGGCGGAGAATGAGTTCGGCTCTTATGTGGCCCAGCGTAAGGATATTCCCCTGGCTACGCACAAGGCTTATTCCAAAGCCATTAAAGACGCGCTGGTGGCCAATGGCGCCACGGTGCCCCTGTTTACCTCCGACGGCAGCTGGCTCTTTGAAGGCGGCACCATTGAAGGATGCCTGCCCACCGCCAATGGAGAAGACAATATTGTCAACCTGAAAAAGGTGGTGAACCAATACCACGATAATGAAGGCCCCTACATGGTGGCAGAGTTTTACCCCGGCTGGCTGGACCACTGGGCTGAGCCCTTCCCCAAGGTAAGCGCCGATGAAGTGACCAAACAAACAGAAAAATACCTGAAAGAAGACGTGTCCTTCAACTTCTACATGGTGCACGGCGGCACTAACTTTGGTTTCACCAGTGGCGCTAACTACGACAAGCAGCACGACATCCAGCCGGATATGACCAGCTACGATTACGATGCGCCCATCAGTGAAGCCGGTTGGGCTACGCCGAAGTACAAGGCCATCCGCTCCCTGCTGCAGCAATACAGCAAAGACTCCCTGCCACCCGTCCCGGCAGCGTTGCCCGTGATCAGCATCCCCGCCATTAAACTGGACAAAACGGAAGATGTACTGGCCTGGAAAGACAAACTGGAACCCGTGGTGGATGATAATCCCCTCACGTTTGAAGACCTGAACCAGGGCCACGGTTATGTGCTGTACAGTCGCAAGTTTAACCAGCCTATCAGCGGAAAACTGCACCTGGCGGGCCTGCGCGACTATGCACTGGTGTACGTGAACGGCACACTGGTAGCAGAATTGAACCGCTACTATAAAAAATATGACTGCGATATAGACATCCCCTTCAACGCTACCCTGGACATCCTGGTAGAGAACATGGGCCGCATTAACTACGGCGCTGCTATTATCCACAACACTAAAGGCATTATCAGCCCTGTGCTGATAGACAGTACGGAGATCACCGGCAACTGGAAGATGTACAAGCTGCCCATGGACAAACAACCCGCGGTGAACGGTAAAGCCTATACGGCAAACCACCCGGTGCTGTACAGCGGCAAGTTCAATCTTACCAAAACCGGTGATACCTTCCTGGATATGAAGAACTGGGGCAAAGGCATCGTGTTTGTGAACGGCCATAACTTGGGCCGCTACTGGAAAGTGGGCCCCCAGCATACCCTGTATGTACCGGGCTGCTGGCTGAAGAAAGGTGCCAACGAGATTGTAGTGTTTGAACAGCTCAATGAGAAAAAACAAACCAGCCTGCAGGCCGTTACCACGCCGGTACTGGACCAGCTGGTAAAGCAATAA
- a CDS encoding DUF1349 domain-containing protein codes for MHVNFHSAIKRTALMAIACFSMQFANAQQFKWFNKPAQSSGDASQLHLTVDPNTDYWRITHYGFIRDSGPFYYQEVSGDFEASVKVSGEYKELFHQAGLMIRINNQEWIKTGIEYVDGVQNVSCVVTHDKSDWSVVPRHDSPKSIWLKLLRKGDFVQVQYSFDNEKFEMLRLAYFPPKVKVMIGMVAAAPGKQSFDVTFDDFKVTPVK; via the coding sequence ATGCACGTAAACTTTCACTCCGCCATCAAAAGAACAGCCCTGATGGCCATTGCCTGCTTCAGTATGCAATTTGCCAATGCCCAACAGTTCAAATGGTTCAACAAACCGGCCCAATCCTCCGGCGATGCCAGCCAGCTGCACCTGACGGTAGATCCTAACACGGACTACTGGCGTATTACCCACTATGGTTTTATCCGCGACAGCGGCCCGTTCTACTACCAGGAAGTAAGCGGCGATTTTGAAGCCAGTGTGAAAGTAAGTGGTGAATACAAGGAATTATTCCACCAGGCCGGCCTGATGATCCGTATCAACAATCAGGAATGGATCAAAACGGGGATCGAGTATGTGGACGGGGTACAAAATGTAAGCTGCGTGGTGACCCACGATAAGTCCGACTGGTCTGTAGTTCCGCGGCACGACAGTCCTAAGTCCATCTGGCTGAAACTCCTGCGCAAAGGGGATTTTGTACAGGTGCAATATTCTTTCGACAACGAAAAATTTGAGATGCTGCGGCTGGCCTATTTCCCGCCTAAAGTAAAGGTGATGATAGGCATGGTAGCCGCAGCGCCCGGCAAACAAAGCTTTGACGTTACGTTTGATGATTTCAAAGTAACGCCGGTAAAATAG
- a CDS encoding ABC transporter permease, protein MFRNYIKLTLRNLWRNKIFSAINILGLSLGIAICLLIMLFIRQEWSYDRFHKNADNIVRVIFKGTVNGQLMKEANVMPPTAQTLLEHFPEVQAATRLRRGSVILRLADNASKEDHFTYADPNFFRFFTFPLLEGNAGQVLQEPNTIVITRAIAHKYFGDADPIGKVLTTSDGMNNFRVTGVMQDMPVNSHFHFDLVASMTGNPDAKSTSWMDSGFFTYLQLKPGTDYKELEAKLPHIVDDYIGPQFLASMGYSLSDYRRQGNDVGLYLQPLTSIHLHSDLAPATELEPNGDIRYLYIFGAVAVFMLLIACINFMNLSTAGATKRAREVGVRKVLGSDRAGLIRQFLSESLVLTFISMIIAVVLLYVALPGFNNLTGKALHFSLLSEPYLVPGLLLFGLCTGLFAGSYPAFMLSSFTAARVLKGSAVVGKQGFTLRSGLVVFQFFVSITLIVSTVVVYRQLEYIQHKKLGYDKNQVLIIQDTYLLGAQQEAFYQSLLHDARVQSVSNSAYLPAGASNNNNFFVYTTEKTQQTKALRYYVDDNYIATMGMQMAMGRNFSRQFGTDSAAAILNETAVKALRLQGNPIGQLVNRSVERSTDINQYHIIGVVKDFHFRSMHEAISPLIMTLSPLNGSLIVKIRTSDVHGLVASLEQQWKAAHPPAPFVYSFLDDRFKETYNAELKTSRTLGIFACLTILVACLGLFGLATFTAEQRTKEIGVRKVMGANVPDIVALLSKDFLKLVLVANVLALPLAWYVMRLWLQDYAYHTSMNVWIFFAAAALAVLVALVAVGFQSVKAAMVNPVKSLRNP, encoded by the coding sequence ATGTTCAGGAACTACATAAAACTTACCCTGCGCAATCTCTGGCGCAATAAAATATTCTCCGCCATTAATATCCTGGGGCTAAGCCTCGGTATTGCCATCTGCCTGCTCATCATGCTCTTCATCCGCCAGGAATGGAGCTATGACCGGTTCCATAAAAACGCGGACAACATTGTGCGCGTGATCTTCAAAGGCACGGTGAACGGGCAACTGATGAAGGAGGCCAACGTAATGCCGCCTACCGCGCAAACCCTGCTGGAACACTTCCCGGAAGTACAGGCAGCCACCCGCCTGCGCCGCGGCAGCGTCATCCTGCGCCTGGCAGACAATGCCAGCAAAGAAGACCACTTCACTTATGCAGATCCCAACTTCTTCCGCTTCTTCACCTTTCCCCTGCTGGAAGGCAATGCCGGCCAGGTATTACAGGAACCCAATACCATCGTGATCACCCGCGCCATTGCACACAAATACTTTGGGGATGCAGACCCCATTGGCAAGGTGCTCACCACCAGCGATGGCATGAACAACTTCCGGGTAACCGGAGTGATGCAGGACATGCCGGTGAACAGTCATTTCCACTTTGACCTGGTGGCTTCCATGACGGGCAACCCCGATGCAAAATCCACCAGCTGGATGGACTCCGGTTTCTTTACCTACCTGCAACTGAAGCCTGGCACGGATTACAAGGAACTGGAAGCAAAACTGCCCCACATCGTGGACGACTATATCGGCCCGCAATTCCTGGCATCCATGGGCTATTCACTGAGCGACTACCGCCGCCAGGGCAATGATGTAGGCCTGTACCTCCAGCCACTTACCAGCATTCACCTGCATTCTGATCTGGCACCGGCCACGGAGCTGGAGCCCAATGGCGACATCCGCTACCTCTACATCTTTGGTGCGGTGGCCGTGTTCATGCTGCTGATCGCGTGCATTAATTTCATGAACCTTTCTACCGCCGGCGCCACCAAACGCGCGCGGGAAGTAGGTGTGCGCAAAGTACTGGGCTCAGACCGGGCGGGGCTGATCAGGCAATTCCTTTCTGAGTCGCTGGTACTTACGTTTATATCCATGATCATAGCGGTAGTATTGTTGTATGTGGCACTGCCGGGGTTCAATAATCTTACGGGGAAAGCACTGCATTTCTCTTTATTATCTGAGCCCTATTTGGTACCGGGGCTGTTGTTATTTGGTTTGTGCACGGGATTGTTTGCCGGCAGTTATCCTGCGTTCATGTTGTCTTCCTTCACGGCCGCCCGTGTGCTGAAAGGCAGCGCCGTGGTGGGTAAGCAGGGATTCACCCTGCGCAGCGGTTTGGTGGTGTTCCAGTTCTTTGTGTCCATCACCCTCATCGTAAGCACGGTGGTGGTATACCGCCAGCTGGAATATATCCAGCATAAAAAACTGGGCTATGATAAGAACCAGGTGCTCATTATCCAGGACACGTATTTACTCGGTGCACAGCAAGAGGCCTTCTATCAAAGCCTCCTGCACGACGCACGGGTACAAAGTGTAAGCAACTCCGCTTACCTGCCCGCCGGTGCTTCAAATAATAATAATTTCTTCGTGTACACCACGGAGAAAACACAGCAAACCAAGGCGCTCCGCTATTATGTAGATGATAACTACATTGCCACCATGGGCATGCAAATGGCCATGGGCCGTAATTTCTCCCGGCAGTTCGGCACAGACAGCGCCGCGGCGATCCTCAATGAAACCGCGGTAAAAGCCTTGCGCCTTCAGGGCAATCCTATCGGCCAGTTGGTGAACCGGTCCGTTGAGAGGAGCACGGACATTAATCAATATCATATAATTGGGGTGGTGAAAGATTTCCATTTCCGTTCCATGCATGAAGCCATTTCCCCGCTGATCATGACCCTTAGTCCTTTGAATGGCTCGCTGATCGTAAAGATCAGGACCAGTGATGTGCATGGACTGGTAGCCAGCCTGGAGCAGCAATGGAAAGCGGCCCATCCCCCGGCCCCGTTTGTATATTCCTTCCTGGACGACCGGTTTAAAGAAACTTACAATGCAGAGCTGAAGACCAGCCGTACCTTGGGCATCTTTGCCTGCCTCACTATCCTGGTGGCTTGCCTGGGGCTCTTTGGCCTGGCCACTTTCACCGCAGAACAGCGCACCAAGGAAATAGGCGTGCGCAAAGTAATGGGGGCTAATGTCCCGGATATTGTGGCGCTGCTGTCTAAAGACTTTTTGAAACTGGTGCTGGTGGCCAATGTGCTGGCACTGCCGCTGGCGTGGTATGTAATGCGGCTTTGGCTGCAGGACTATGCTTACCATACCAGCATGAACGTGTGGATCTTCTTTGCAGCGGCGGCCCTGGCCGTGCTGGTGGCACTGGTGGCGGTCGGCTTCCAGTCTGTCAAGGCTGCGATGGTAAACCCGGTGAAGAGCTTGCGGAATCCGTGA
- a CDS encoding NmrA family NAD(P)-binding protein encodes MGKTLITGVTGGLGGTVADFLVKKVPATNLAVLARDAAKAQRFADAGIEIRVGDYNDPASLVKAFSGVDTLYFVSGNDIAARLSQHENVVNAAKAAGVKHIVYTSSVRKDSSAASPLYPVLEAHIKTEEWIKASGLTYTITQHNLYAEVIPVFAGAQVPQTKTVFIPTGNGKAAFALRQDFAEAEANILANPAPHANRVYQLGGAEALTFADVAVLAGEGITFVSPGMEEYKAALHSAGVPDVYVAMLSQFAAAIALGDFDEVNGQLEQLLGRKPGDVKAFIKAAYKQ; translated from the coding sequence ATGGGAAAGACATTGATTACCGGTGTAACCGGCGGACTCGGCGGGACAGTAGCAGACTTCCTGGTGAAGAAAGTACCCGCAACCAACCTGGCCGTACTGGCCCGTGACGCAGCAAAAGCACAACGTTTTGCCGATGCTGGCATTGAGATACGCGTGGGGGATTATAATGACCCCGCATCACTGGTAAAGGCATTCAGCGGCGTGGATACTTTGTATTTTGTATCCGGCAATGACATAGCGGCACGCCTGTCCCAGCATGAAAACGTAGTGAACGCCGCAAAAGCGGCCGGTGTGAAACACATTGTGTACACCAGCTCTGTGCGTAAGGATAGCTCCGCTGCCAGCCCGCTATACCCTGTGCTGGAAGCGCATATTAAAACGGAAGAATGGATCAAGGCTTCCGGCCTTACTTACACTATCACGCAGCACAACCTGTATGCAGAAGTGATCCCCGTGTTTGCCGGCGCCCAGGTGCCCCAGACAAAGACCGTTTTTATTCCTACCGGTAATGGTAAAGCCGCCTTTGCATTGCGCCAGGATTTTGCAGAAGCAGAAGCCAATATCCTGGCCAATCCTGCACCGCATGCAAACAGGGTGTACCAGCTGGGCGGCGCTGAAGCGCTGACCTTTGCAGACGTAGCCGTCCTGGCGGGTGAAGGCATCACATTCGTATCTCCTGGTATGGAAGAATACAAGGCTGCCCTGCATAGCGCCGGCGTGCCGGATGTGTATGTGGCCATGCTCTCACAGTTTGCCGCAGCCATCGCACTGGGAGACTTTGACGAAGTGAATGGCCAGTTGGAGCAACTCCTGGGCAGGAAGCCTGGTGACGTGAAAGCCTTTATCAAAGCGGCATACAAGCAATAG
- a CDS encoding Crp/Fnr family transcriptional regulator has product MTHPLLDYLSLHHPLPEADAERIAAIAEPRSYREGEVLSPQDHICRQLFFVVKGVARITMTQADGQTAILFFVRENKFCTILKSFLNQTAAQEGIEAACDMEVLVLQREALYTLYKELPYLQTLINQITQQTLLDKITLQSGSSGLDAAGRYRYFLQHMPDVATRVSLTDIAAYLGITPQSLSRIRKQFKAP; this is encoded by the coding sequence ATGACGCACCCTCTGTTGGACTATCTTTCCCTGCACCATCCCCTCCCGGAGGCCGACGCGGAGCGGATTGCAGCCATTGCGGAGCCCCGCAGCTACCGCGAAGGCGAAGTGCTTTCCCCGCAGGACCATATCTGCCGCCAGCTTTTCTTCGTGGTGAAAGGCGTGGCCCGTATTACCATGACCCAGGCAGACGGGCAAACGGCCATCCTCTTTTTTGTGCGGGAGAATAAATTCTGCACCATCCTCAAAAGTTTTTTGAACCAAACCGCGGCCCAGGAAGGCATTGAAGCTGCGTGCGACATGGAAGTGCTGGTGCTGCAGCGGGAAGCACTGTACACATTGTACAAGGAATTGCCCTACCTGCAAACGCTCATCAACCAGATCACACAGCAAACCCTGTTGGATAAGATCACGTTGCAGAGCGGGTCTTCCGGGCTGGATGCCGCGGGGCGGTACCGGTATTTCTTACAGCATATGCCGGATGTGGCCACACGGGTATCGCTCACAGATATTGCGGCCTACCTGGGCATCACGCCCCAGTCCCTGAGCAGGATCCGCAAGCAGTTTAAAGCGCCCTGA
- a CDS encoding glycerophosphodiester phosphodiesterase → MRFYFLAIAAAMAASGLQAQNVRPVLPPVKHKTVVIAHRGDHVNFPENTLEAYNSAIKAGVDYIETDLRTTADSGQVIMHNASVDGLTNGKGKISELTFDKVRSLTIADDIHHKKCHVPSFKEVLLACRGKVNVYLDFKEADVNMTWRMIRALHMEKNIVVYANTPEQFREWKRLAPEVPMVGSVPDDVKDVASLNTFLDAYPLSVVDGSLGQYTPEMLAALKSRGVAVWLDVQDENEGPASWSKALDSGVPGMQTDHPGALTRYLTQQHRR, encoded by the coding sequence ATGCGATTTTATTTTCTGGCAATAGCCGCTGCCATGGCGGCTTCCGGCCTGCAAGCACAAAATGTGCGCCCGGTACTGCCACCTGTAAAACACAAGACCGTGGTCATTGCCCACCGCGGGGATCACGTGAATTTCCCGGAAAATACCCTTGAAGCGTACAACAGTGCCATCAAAGCCGGCGTGGATTACATTGAAACGGACCTGCGCACCACTGCAGACAGTGGACAGGTGATCATGCACAACGCTTCCGTAGACGGCCTTACCAACGGTAAAGGCAAGATCTCCGAGCTTACCTTTGACAAGGTAAGGTCCCTCACGATTGCAGACGATATTCATCACAAAAAATGCCACGTGCCCAGCTTTAAGGAAGTACTGCTGGCCTGCCGTGGCAAAGTAAATGTGTACCTGGATTTTAAAGAGGCAGATGTAAACATGACCTGGCGTATGATCAGGGCCCTGCACATGGAGAAGAATATAGTGGTATATGCCAATACCCCGGAGCAGTTCCGGGAATGGAAACGCCTGGCGCCGGAAGTGCCCATGGTGGGCAGTGTGCCGGATGATGTGAAGGACGTGGCCAGCCTGAATACTTTCCTGGATGCATACCCGTTGTCTGTAGTAGATGGCTCACTGGGCCAGTACACGCCGGAAATGCTGGCCGCCCTCAAATCACGCGGGGTGGCCGTATGGCTGGATGTGCAGGATGAAAATGAGGGCCCTGCTTCCTGGAGCAAGGCCCTCGATAGTGGTGTGCCGGGTATGCAAACCGATCACCCCGGGGCGCTCACGCGTTATTTAACGCAGCAGCATAGGAGGTGA